The segment CAGCAGCAGCCGGACGCGGGCGGCGCGGTCCTCGGGGTCCGGGTCGAGCAGGGACGGGCCGTGCTTGCGGCGCGGATCGAGGACGTAGCGGGCACCGGTCTCGACGGTCACGCCGAGCCCCAGATCGCCGAGGCGCCGGGCGACCTGGGCGGTGCGGGCGGCCAGGCCGGGGGCGAGGGGGTCGAGGTGCATGTGGTCGAGCGTCAGCCCGACGCCGTCATAGCCGAGATCGGCGAGGAGCCCGAGTGCCTCGTCGAGCCGTAGATCGGTGAGGCCGTTGGTGCCGTAGCCCAGCCGGGGGCGGGCAGAGGGACCGGCCGAGGGGTGGGCCGCGAGGTCGGGTGTGGGGTGGGCCGCGAGGTCGGATGTGGGGTGAGGTGTGGGGTGGTCGGTGCGCCGCGCGGAGGGCCTGGGGCCGGAAGCGGCTGGACGGCGGGCGGCGGGGCGCGGGGTGCTCATGTGGGGCTCACCTTCCGGGCGAGGGCGCGCGCGGCCGGGACGAGACCGAGCAGCGCGAGCGCCGTTCCCGGTGCCCCGGCGCGGGCGGCGAGCGCGGCCTGGAGCGGGATCGTGGCCCGGATCCCGCCACCGACGGCCCGCTCGGTGAGCGCCGCGGACGGGTTGAGCGCGGCGTGGAGGAGGAGGGTGGCGGGGGTACGGGCGTAGGCCAGGGCGAGGAGGGTGCCCAGACCACGGGAGGGGAGGGGCAGGCGGGTGGGGAGGGTGGGGTGGGGGCGGGGGGCGGGGGCCCCCGAGAGGGAGACGGAGGAAGCGGCGGTGGCGGCCGGCCGGCGGCCGGTCTCGCCGCCCGAGGCCGCCCCGGTCACTGCCCCTGCCGCCCCGGTCACTGCCCCTGCCACTGCCCCGGCCACTGCCAGGGTCACGGCGAGGGCGGCGAGCGGGGTGCGGGTGGAGCCGCCCTGGGTCTCGTGGCGGGAGACGGCGGTGACGGCGTAGGTGTGAGCCCCGAGCAGGGCGGCGGAGGGGAGGGCGTGGACGGCGCGGGGGTGGGGTGTGCCGCTTCCGCTCGTCGAGGCCGTGGCTCCCAGGAGGAGGTCCAGGGCTCGGGTCGTGGCCATGGTGGCGGGGCCGGCCGGTGTGTGTTTGAGGCCGAGGTCGTAGGCCCAGACCGTGGTGGCGAGTGCGGTGGCGACCGCGAGGGACGGGCGCCCCGCGCGGGAGGCCAGTGCCAGGCCCGTCGTTGTCAGGGCCACCGAGGCCGTGAGGGCGGCTGTCGGCGTGATGCGGCCGGAGGGCAGCGGGCGGTGGGGGCGTTCGGCGGCGTCCTCGGTCCGGTCGGCCCAGTCGTTGAGGGCCATGCCCGCCTCGTACAGGCAGAGTGAGGCGCCGATCGCGCAGAGGGTGCCCCGGCCGGGGCGGGTGCCGGTCGCCGCGGCGCCGGCGAGGGCGTCGCCGGGTACCGAGAGCAGCGCCGATACGCGGAGGAGTTCCGCCCAGGCCTGTGCCCGGCCGGTACGCCGCCGGGTCATCGGGGGGTCTCCGTACCCGTGTCCCTCGTGCCCGGACGCTCCCCCAG is part of the Streptomyces sp. NBC_00250 genome and harbors:
- a CDS encoding SCO3242 family prenyltransferase, coding for MTRRRTGRAQAWAELLRVSALLSVPGDALAGAAATGTRPGRGTLCAIGASLCLYEAGMALNDWADRTEDAAERPHRPLPSGRITPTAALTASVALTTTGLALASRAGRPSLAVATALATTVWAYDLGLKHTPAGPATMATTRALDLLLGATASTSGSGTPHPRAVHALPSAALLGAHTYAVTAVSRHETQGGSTRTPLAALAVTLAVAGAVAGAVTGAAGAVTGAASGGETGRRPAATAASSVSLSGAPAPRPHPTLPTRLPLPSRGLGTLLALAYARTPATLLLHAALNPSAALTERAVGGGIRATIPLQAALAARAGAPGTALALLGLVPAARALARKVSPT